From a single Methanomicrobium sp. W14 genomic region:
- a CDS encoding ABC transporter ATP-binding protein → MEQIILVSGLKKTFGKKPVLSGISFDVNRGEVFGFLGPNGAGKTTTMRILLGLLKPDSGKAFVFGEDLGVSDSSRSRVGVLMENNGLFENFTPLENLEYYAGIYGVPDAGKRIEYLLELTDLEAEANAKVGSFSTGMKRKLGIARAILHSPEVLFLDEPTSALDPQAQKMVRDLIQHLANDESMTVFLSSHNLDEVQKICSRVAILHGGEIKALDSVENLRRGSEGRRVRIKLSDVSKTDKAFSLIAGNPEYTGFQETGGGFSVNLHSGSASPLICSLCSAGVGIEEVLTDKRSLEDIYIEIMKEEA, encoded by the coding sequence ATGGAGCAGATTATCCTTGTTTCCGGCCTGAAAAAAACCTTCGGCAAAAAGCCGGTTCTGTCAGGAATTTCCTTTGATGTGAACAGAGGAGAGGTTTTTGGTTTTCTTGGGCCAAACGGAGCCGGAAAGACTACAACTATGAGAATCCTTCTTGGACTTTTAAAGCCTGATTCCGGGAAAGCTTTTGTATTCGGTGAAGACCTCGGTGTTTCAGACAGTTCACGTTCGCGTGTGGGAGTCCTGATGGAAAACAACGGGCTTTTCGAGAATTTTACTCCGCTTGAAAATCTTGAGTACTACGCCGGAATATACGGTGTTCCTGATGCAGGAAAAAGAATAGAATACCTTCTTGAGCTGACAGACCTTGAGGCGGAAGCAAACGCTAAGGTAGGAAGTTTTTCAACAGGTATGAAAAGAAAGCTTGGAATAGCAAGAGCAATATTACACAGTCCCGAGGTCCTTTTTCTCGACGAGCCCACCTCTGCCCTTGACCCGCAGGCGCAGAAGATGGTACGGGATTTAATTCAGCATCTTGCAAATGACGAGTCCATGACTGTTTTTCTGAGTTCGCATAATCTCGACGAGGTGCAGAAAATATGCAGCAGGGTCGCGATACTTCACGGCGGAGAGATAAAGGCGCTTGATTCTGTAGAAAATCTGAGAAGAGGCAGTGAGGGCAGAAGAGTGAGGATAAAACTTTCTGACGTCTCAAAAACGGATAAAGCCTTTTCATTAATCGCGGGAAATCCTGAATATACGGGTTTTCAGGAAACCGGCGGGGGTTTTTCGGTTAACCTGCACTCAGGCTCAGCCTCGCCTCTTATATGCAGTCTTTGCAGCGCCGGAGTAGGTATTGAGGAGGTTTTGACTGACAAACGTTCTCTTGAAGATATCTATATTGAAATTATGAAAGAGGAGGCCTGA
- a CDS encoding ABC transporter permease has protein sequence MDPLFVVARKEIKQILKNKSLIIGVIFFMGIFGGITSMGAVMSAAEGSSGVITSSLDSLIVYLILVMGIFTGYFFSSQAFLREKTDGTIETILCSPLSLREVWLGKVIGVTVPAYIVSLVIAVILVAAANFGSGYLVLPSPAMILYLLIVVPVYIGCATGLLGFVQLLLGMRENQIVNFVMIFGFIVAISFFESMIADNAITVSFLLVIEMAAAGVILMGIVRYLTGFLSREKIVTTIP, from the coding sequence ATGGATCCGCTTTTTGTTGTAGCCAGAAAGGAGATAAAGCAGATATTAAAAAACAAGTCGCTTATAATCGGGGTTATCTTTTTTATGGGAATATTCGGAGGGATTACTTCTATGGGTGCCGTGATGTCTGCTGCGGAGGGCAGTTCAGGTGTTATTACGTCATCTCTTGATTCCCTGATAGTCTACCTGATTCTTGTTATGGGAATATTTACGGGTTATTTCTTCTCGTCTCAGGCTTTTTTGAGAGAGAAGACAGACGGGACTATAGAGACGATACTGTGCTCGCCTCTGTCCTTAAGAGAGGTCTGGCTCGGAAAGGTCATCGGCGTAACAGTCCCCGCGTATATTGTATCCCTGGTAATTGCCGTGATACTTGTTGCAGCGGCGAACTTCGGTTCTGGTTACCTGGTTCTGCCTTCACCGGCGATGATATTGTACCTTCTGATTGTGGTTCCCGTATATATCGGGTGCGCAACAGGTCTTCTTGGTTTTGTCCAGCTCCTTTTAGGGATGAGAGAAAACCAGATTGTCAATTTCGTCATGATATTCGGATTTATTGTCGCCATCTCGTTTTTCGAGTCTATGATAGCCGATAATGCTATAACGGTCTCGTTTTTGCTTGTGATAGAAATGGCTGCTGCGGGTGTAATCCTTATGGGAATAGTCCGATATTTAACCGGTTTTTTGAGCCGCGAAAAGATTGTTACGACAATACCATAA
- a CDS encoding GNAT family N-acetyltransferase: MREMDGLNYGKICEDDRNGIIDIFNWYIENSFAAYPENKVSYEFFDNFLEISQKYPSVSVKDEKGNILGFGMLRPHSPVRSFSHTAKITYFIKPGYTGRGIGKEMLNSLQSEGKDFGIKVVIAGISSKNTGSIHFHEKNGFLKCGIFPGVMKKNVEYIDEVWMYKQI, encoded by the coding sequence ATGAGAGAAATGGACGGGTTAAACTATGGAAAAATCTGCGAAGACGACAGGAACGGAATAATTGACATTTTCAACTGGTATATAGAGAACAGTTTCGCTGCATACCCGGAAAATAAAGTTTCATATGAATTTTTTGACAACTTTCTTGAAATATCGCAAAAATACCCTTCGGTTTCTGTAAAGGACGAAAAAGGGAATATTCTCGGATTCGGAATGCTTCGCCCGCATAGTCCGGTCCGGTCATTTTCTCATACAGCCAAGATCACATATTTCATAAAACCCGGATATACAGGCAGAGGAATCGGAAAAGAGATGCTGAACTCCCTTCAGAGTGAAGGAAAAGATTTTGGAATCAAAGTTGTAATCGCCGGCATATCCTCAAAAAATACCGGCAGCATACATTTCCACGAAAAAAACGGATTTTTGAAATGCGGCATTTTTCCCGGTGTCATGAAAAAAAACGTCGAATACATCGATGAAGTATGGATGTACAAACAGATCTGA
- a CDS encoding MarR family transcriptional regulator, whose product MKHISKRLKCGKRLFTCWVLLLVMPENPSTKPDRTSKDTGILFDSVIKLLNKAASIEKEPVDIGGVYLHASEVHLIDIFGRFPDEGMSDAAKRLGITKGAVSQTALKLEKKGCIKRVKAGEDGKKINAVLTESGEKACLWHKNYHDMMNKKISEFADKMDDESFGNLIETLSEFENLFDSCLIMRKKSLALTENKKI is encoded by the coding sequence GTGAAGCACATTTCAAAAAGGCTTAAATGCGGGAAACGATTATTCACCTGCTGGGTCTTATTACTTGTAATGCCCGAAAATCCTTCAACAAAACCAGACAGGACTTCAAAGGACACCGGCATACTTTTTGATTCGGTCATAAAACTTCTGAACAAAGCCGCATCAATAGAAAAAGAGCCGGTCGACATAGGCGGCGTATATCTCCATGCATCTGAGGTGCACCTTATAGATATCTTCGGCAGGTTCCCTGATGAAGGGATGTCAGATGCTGCAAAAAGGCTTGGGATTACAAAAGGTGCAGTGTCCCAGACGGCATTAAAACTTGAAAAAAAAGGCTGCATTAAAAGAGTGAAAGCCGGCGAGGATGGTAAAAAAATCAATGCCGTTCTTACTGAATCCGGGGAAAAAGCCTGTTTGTGGCACAAAAACTACCATGATATGATGAACAAAAAAATTTCTGAATTTGCAGACAAAATGGATGACGAAAGCTTCGGAAATCTCATCGAAACATTATCCGAATTCGAAAACCTTTTTGATTCATGTCTCATCATGAGAAAAAAATCCCTGGCATTAACCGAAAATAAGAAAATATAA
- the serS gene encoding serine--tRNA ligase, giving the protein MLELKFIRNNPDVVKADLRKRGDLEKLSWIDDLLEKDKKSREMQTGINAMRNRRNVISRDIKEARKEKKDISGLLDEAKTLPAKIKADEEQLSEINGKIKYYRMRIPNILHESVPVGKDDTENVEVKKWGKPKEFSFELKNHGELVVEKGLAEFERAAKIAGAGFYMLKGNLAIMDMSLQRLAVDMLVKRGYTPVIPPYMMNRKAYEGVTDLADFENVMYKIDGEDEFLIATSEHPMAAMYMDEIFEEKDLPIKLAGISPCFRREIGSHGLDTRGLFRVHQFNKVEQFIYCKPEDSWNMHAELLKNAEDFFQALKLPYHVVNICTGDIGTVAAKKYDIEVWMPRENAYREVVSCSNCTAYQSVRLNIRARDPHDFENKYFVHTLNSTAVATTRTLRAILENYQEEDGTVVIPEVLRPYMNGAETL; this is encoded by the coding sequence ATGCTTGAACTTAAATTCATTCGCAATAATCCTGACGTCGTAAAAGCTGATCTTAGGAAAAGGGGTGATCTGGAGAAGCTTTCGTGGATTGACGACCTTTTGGAGAAGGACAAAAAGTCGCGCGAGATGCAGACCGGAATCAATGCGATGCGCAACCGCCGCAATGTCATAAGCCGGGATATCAAGGAAGCCAGAAAGGAGAAGAAGGACATTTCCGGTCTTCTTGATGAGGCAAAGACACTGCCTGCAAAAATCAAGGCAGACGAGGAGCAGCTTTCGGAGATAAACGGGAAGATTAAGTACTACCGCATGAGAATCCCCAATATCCTTCACGAGAGCGTACCCGTGGGAAAGGACGACACCGAAAATGTCGAGGTCAAAAAATGGGGAAAGCCGAAGGAGTTTTCATTTGAACTGAAAAACCACGGTGAACTTGTCGTCGAAAAAGGCCTTGCCGAGTTTGAGAGGGCTGCAAAGATTGCCGGCGCCGGATTTTACATGCTCAAGGGAAACCTTGCGATAATGGACATGTCTCTTCAGCGCCTTGCGGTAGATATGCTTGTAAAACGCGGCTATACTCCTGTCATACCCCCGTATATGATGAACCGCAAAGCCTACGAGGGTGTTACCGACCTTGCCGATTTCGAGAACGTGATGTACAAGATAGACGGCGAGGACGAATTTCTTATTGCGACAAGCGAGCACCCCATGGCTGCAATGTACATGGACGAAATTTTCGAGGAGAAAGACCTGCCGATAAAGCTTGCCGGGATAAGCCCGTGCTTCAGGCGCGAGATCGGTTCGCACGGCCTTGATACGAGAGGGCTTTTCAGGGTCCACCAGTTCAACAAGGTTGAGCAGTTCATATACTGCAAGCCCGAGGACTCGTGGAATATGCACGCCGAACTTTTGAAAAACGCCGAAGACTTTTTCCAGGCGCTTAAGCTCCCCTATCATGTCGTAAACATATGCACAGGTGATATCGGAACGGTTGCGGCGAAAAAGTATGACATCGAGGTGTGGATGCCGCGTGAAAATGCATACCGCGAGGTCGTTTCGTGCTCAAACTGCACTGCGTACCAGTCCGTAAGGCTTAACATAAGGGCAAGGGACCCGCACGACTTCGAGAACAAGTACTTTGTGCACACACTGAACAGTACTGCCGTGGCGACTACAAGGACACTTCGTGCAATTCTTGAAAACTACCAGGAAGAGGACGGAACGGTTGTCATACCCGAGGTCTTAAGGCCTTATATGAACGGCGCAGAGACTCTTTAA
- a CDS encoding zinc-dependent metalloprotease, whose translation MQIKVCMPDFQKNKTEVKNENRKRHVGFKPAFDCGTHRNGLCSDGQCRRKNTNISSITEKLTIIKIGDGISEAMPETTEKSSLDIPDSIEKYDLFTLDIQKMRDLLISDKKIPVTIDGVSYSMNLSEMEVNAPDVKSQTYSYVGNLEDTKDSEVVLTISERVLIARINVNGIDYVIESTPDKSKSGRIIHYSHRSTDVKDDGSSLNTEEDYLAHKYYSDEELKQRDDEAKIEEERINSKSSTKSLTPVRIRVFTDNQWISDEPDWLAKAQDIIAELNNQFQRSDIFIRFYAHYDTSKASALSSDSQHITSPCDSIIRQVPIEYLNSNHEDIALYLGGYDSSYIGIAATYGYDCPNPLQRRYAWVQMKDDPSSYDGVHEDRAKATIHEIGHIFDADHQQGEQSSGQGESYNRAYQWTENLIFTKQTVMWTPILKSNTFEVSSNDYHGDYYCNNALRIYETKNIVASYAN comes from the coding sequence TTGCAGATTAAAGTTTGCATGCCGGATTTTCAAAAAAACAAAACAGAGGTAAAAAATGAAAACCGGAAAAGGCATGTGGGCTTTAAGCCTGCTTTTGATTGCGGCACTCATCGGAATGGTCTTTGTTCCGACGGTCAGTGCAGAAGAAAAAATACAAATATATCCAGCATTACTGAAAAATTGACAATTATAAAAATTGGCGATGGTATTTCTGAGGCAATGCCGGAAACAACTGAAAAGTCTTCTCTGGATATCCCAGATTCTATTGAAAAATATGATCTTTTTACTTTGGACATCCAAAAAATGCGTGACCTATTGATAAGTGATAAAAAAATCCCTGTAACTATTGATGGAGTTTCATACTCAATGAACCTCAGTGAGATGGAAGTAAATGCACCTGACGTTAAGTCTCAAACATACTCATATGTTGGAAACCTTGAAGATACCAAAGACAGCGAGGTCGTTCTTACTATAAGTGAAAGAGTGTTAATTGCAAGAATAAATGTTAACGGTATTGACTACGTTATAGAAAGTACGCCTGATAAATCAAAATCTGGAAGAATTATTCATTACTCTCATAGATCTACCGACGTCAAGGATGACGGAAGTTCCTTAAATACAGAAGAAGATTACCTTGCCCATAAATATTATTCAGATGAAGAGCTCAAACAGAGAGATGATGAAGCTAAAATCGAAGAAGAGAGAATTAACTCCAAAAGTTCAACGAAGAGTTTAACCCCAGTCAGAATAAGGGTTTTTACAGATAACCAATGGATTTCAGATGAACCTGACTGGCTGGCTAAAGCTCAGGATATAATTGCAGAGCTAAACAACCAATTTCAAAGGTCTGACATATTTATAAGATTTTATGCACATTACGATACATCTAAGGCCTCAGCTTTGTCATCGGACAGTCAACACATAACATCACCATGTGATTCAATTATTCGTCAGGTACCAATAGAATATCTGAACAGTAACCATGAAGACATTGCTCTCTATCTTGGTGGTTACGATAGTTCTTACATAGGTATTGCAGCGACGTATGGTTATGATTGTCCAAATCCACTTCAAAGAAGATATGCATGGGTTCAGATGAAAGATGACCCTTCCTCATATGATGGAGTTCATGAAGACAGAGCAAAAGCTACAATTCATGAAATCGGTCATATATTTGATGCAGATCACCAGCAGGGAGAACAAAGTTCGGGACAGGGGGAATCATATAATCGTGCATATCAGTGGACAGAAAATCTGATTTTCACAAAACAAACTGTTATGTGGACACCTATTCTGAAAAGCAACACATTTGAAGTCTCTTCAAATGACTACCACGGCGACTACTACTGCAACAATGCACTGAGAATTTATGAAACAAAAAATATAGTTGCATCATATGCAAACTGA
- a CDS encoding ABC transporter ATP-binding protein, with protein MEPAIKTLGLSKDYGSLRAVDSVSISVEKGALFGLLGPNGSGKTTIIKMLTGQIKSSSGSAEILGENPFKNGIKVRELVGIIPEQETPPSFLTASEYLFFVSKIRKLGDTSEKIDLWFDYLDFSDKKDVLCKDLSRGTRQKLMFAQAFLHEPKLALIDEPLINLDPVMQRKVKNFLKDYVSKGNTIFLSTHILETAEEICSDFAILHKGKLLHAGNVSGLKEKNVRLEDFFMELVEKREKDV; from the coding sequence ATGGAGCCTGCGATAAAAACATTAGGTCTTTCAAAAGACTACGGCAGCCTGAGAGCTGTTGACTCGGTCAGCATTTCCGTTGAAAAAGGAGCCTTGTTCGGGCTTCTGGGACCTAACGGGTCAGGAAAGACCACTATTATAAAGATGCTTACAGGGCAGATTAAATCATCATCAGGCTCCGCTGAAATTCTTGGGGAAAACCCTTTCAAAAACGGGATTAAAGTGCGTGAACTCGTCGGAATAATCCCCGAACAGGAGACTCCGCCAAGCTTTCTTACGGCTTCGGAATACCTTTTCTTCGTCTCAAAAATAAGAAAACTCGGGGACACTTCGGAAAAAATAGACCTCTGGTTCGATTACCTTGACTTTTCTGATAAAAAGGACGTATTATGCAAGGACTTGTCCCGCGGGACCAGACAGAAGCTCATGTTTGCACAGGCTTTTTTGCACGAACCGAAACTTGCCCTTATAGACGAGCCTTTGATAAACCTTGACCCGGTAATGCAGAGAAAAGTCAAAAACTTCCTGAAGGACTACGTATCAAAGGGGAATACGATATTTCTTTCGACGCACATCCTTGAGACCGCAGAGGAGATCTGTTCCGATTTTGCAATACTGCACAAGGGAAAGCTCCTGCACGCAGGAAACGTTTCCGGCCTGAAGGAAAAAAACGTCAGGCTGGAAGACTTTTTCATGGAGCTTGTCGAAAAGAGGGAAAAGGATGTTTGA
- a CDS encoding bifunctional 2-polyprenyl-6-hydroxyphenol methylase/3-demethylubiquinol 3-O-methyltransferase UbiG: MNLKKLCEISEKPEIYEKGDAFMWDDEYISKKLLEIHLSQDTDLASRKKPAIEKTTGWILERLGKENADILDLGCGPGLYCEIFAGSGHRVTGVDISKRSIEYAREKALEKHLDISYINENYLNISFEEKFDLIVMIFCDIDVLVPVERDRLLDIVFKALKPGGMFIFDTMNGETTGIMKDGERNWEVSETGFWKDSPHMALSESFHYPENNVFLNQTIVFSEPDEYRTYRFWMNYYEFSGLRPVLEERGFSGVKKHENVLTSDDFYCGSAVTFYETVKPERII; encoded by the coding sequence ATGAATCTTAAAAAACTCTGCGAAATATCGGAAAAACCGGAAATATACGAGAAGGGGGACGCTTTCATGTGGGATGACGAATATATCTCAAAAAAACTCCTTGAAATTCATTTAAGCCAGGATACGGACCTCGCAAGCAGGAAAAAGCCTGCAATTGAAAAAACGACCGGCTGGATCCTGGAAAGGCTTGGAAAGGAGAACGCCGACATTCTTGATTTAGGGTGCGGGCCCGGTCTTTATTGTGAAATTTTCGCCGGGAGCGGTCACAGGGTGACCGGTGTGGACATTTCAAAACGTTCAATCGAATACGCGAGAGAAAAAGCCCTTGAAAAACACCTTGATATCAGTTATATCAACGAAAATTACCTGAATATCAGTTTTGAAGAGAAGTTCGACCTTATTGTAATGATATTCTGCGACATTGACGTTCTGGTTCCGGTTGAAAGGGACAGGCTCCTGGATATTGTTTTTAAAGCCTTAAAACCCGGAGGTATGTTTATATTTGATACGATGAACGGAGAAACAACCGGGATTATGAAAGACGGTGAAAGAAACTGGGAAGTCTCAGAGACGGGATTCTGGAAAGATTCACCGCATATGGCACTTTCGGAGTCGTTTCATTACCCGGAGAATAACGTATTTTTAAACCAGACTATAGTCTTTTCAGAACCTGACGAGTACAGGACATACCGCTTCTGGATGAATTACTATGAGTTTTCCGGCCTTCGGCCCGTTCTTGAAGAAAGGGGATTTTCAGGCGTAAAAAAGCATGAAAACGTCCTGACAAGTGACGACTTCTACTGTGGAAGTGCCGTTACCTTTTACGAAACGGTAAAACCTGAAAGGATAATATAA
- the mcrA gene encoding coenzyme-B sulfoethylthiotransferase subunit alpha, which translates to MSKIEKSQKLFLNALKEKFRGQDIESERTTFYNFNGVRQSPRKREFMAETAEIEKKRGISMYDPERCHLGGIPMGQRQLMTYEVSGTDVFVEGDDLHFVNNAAMQQMWDEIRRTVIVGMDMAHATLQKRLGKEVTPETINEYLHTLNHAMPGGAVVQEHMVETHPSLTDDCYVKIFTGDDELADDIDPQYLINIDKLFPNNQAAELKEEVGKSIFQAIHIPTIVSRTCDGGTTSRWSAMQIGMSFIAAYRMCAGEAAVADLSFAAKHAGVIQMGTILPARRARGPNEPGGIKFGYFGDMIQANRKYPNDPAKASLEVVGAGCMLFDQIWLGSYMSGGVGFTQYATAAYTDNILDDFTYYGMDYINRKYNVDWKNPSPSDKVRPTQEIVNDIATEVCLNAMEQYEQFPTMMEDHFGGSQRAGVMAAACGLSTSIATGNSNAGLNAWYLCMLMHKDGWSRLGFFGYDLQDQCGSANSLSVEPDRGLVGEFRGPNYPNYAMNVGHQGEYAAIVSGAHYGRGDAFCLEPLIKITFADPSLRFDFTEPRREFARGAVREFMPAGERSLIIPAR; encoded by the coding sequence ATGAGTAAAATCGAAAAATCACAGAAACTTTTTCTGAATGCTCTTAAAGAAAAATTCAGGGGACAGGATATAGAATCCGAAAGGACCACATTCTACAACTTCAACGGCGTCAGGCAGTCCCCGCGTAAGCGGGAGTTCATGGCTGAAACCGCAGAAATCGAAAAAAAACGCGGCATATCGATGTATGACCCCGAACGCTGCCATCTCGGCGGAATTCCTATGGGCCAGCGCCAGCTTATGACATACGAGGTCTCCGGAACCGATGTCTTCGTAGAAGGCGACGACCTGCACTTCGTCAACAACGCCGCAATGCAGCAGATGTGGGACGAAATCAGAAGAACCGTCATTGTAGGAATGGATATGGCTCATGCCACCCTGCAAAAGCGGCTCGGAAAAGAGGTAACTCCGGAGACAATCAACGAGTACCTTCACACCCTCAACCACGCAATGCCCGGCGGTGCCGTCGTACAGGAGCATATGGTCGAAACACACCCGAGCCTTACCGACGACTGCTATGTCAAGATATTCACAGGCGACGACGAACTTGCTGACGATATAGACCCGCAGTACCTGATAAACATAGACAAACTGTTCCCTAATAATCAGGCCGCAGAACTAAAGGAAGAAGTCGGAAAATCCATATTCCAGGCGATTCACATCCCGACCATCGTCTCAAGGACATGCGACGGGGGTACAACCTCAAGATGGTCCGCAATGCAGATTGGAATGTCCTTTATCGCCGCTTACAGGATGTGTGCCGGTGAAGCGGCTGTAGCAGACCTTTCTTTTGCCGCAAAGCACGCAGGTGTCATCCAGATGGGGACTATTCTCCCCGCCCGCCGTGCGAGAGGCCCAAACGAGCCAGGAGGCATCAAATTCGGCTATTTCGGCGACATGATACAGGCAAACCGCAAATACCCAAACGACCCGGCAAAAGCCTCTCTTGAAGTCGTGGGTGCAGGGTGTATGCTCTTCGACCAGATCTGGCTGGGTTCATACATGTCAGGCGGTGTCGGCTTCACCCAGTACGCAACTGCCGCATACACCGACAACATCCTTGACGACTTTACGTACTACGGCATGGACTACATAAACCGGAAATACAATGTCGACTGGAAGAACCCTTCACCTTCGGACAAAGTAAGGCCCACACAGGAGATAGTAAACGATATTGCAACCGAGGTCTGCCTCAATGCAATGGAGCAGTACGAGCAGTTCCCGACAATGATGGAAGACCATTTCGGCGGTTCGCAGCGTGCCGGTGTAATGGCCGCTGCATGCGGTCTTTCGACGTCAATTGCAACCGGAAACTCGAATGCAGGGCTTAATGCATGGTACCTGTGCATGCTTATGCACAAAGACGGGTGGAGCAGGCTCGGGTTCTTCGGCTACGACCTTCAGGACCAGTGCGGTTCTGCAAACTCCCTTTCTGTCGAACCTGACAGGGGCCTTGTAGGGGAGTTCAGGGGGCCTAATTACCCCAACTACGCTATGAACGTCGGCCACCAGGGAGAATACGCGGCTATCGTGTCCGGAGCCCATTACGGAAGAGGAGACGCTTTCTGCCTAGAACCCCTGATTAAAATAACGTTTGCCGATCCTTCTCTTAGGTTTGATTTTACCGAACCGAGACGTGAATTCGCAAGAGGAGCTGTACGTGAATTTATGCCGGCAGGAGAACGCTCCCTTATAATCCCCGCAAGATAA
- the mcrG gene encoding coenzyme-B sulfoethylthiotransferase subunit gamma, protein MYKPQYGPGTSNVAQNRRNQMNPEYELQKIRSVTDEDIIMILGHRAPGQAYPSAHPPLSEQQEPEDPMRELVKPTEGAKAGDRVRYIQFADSMFNAPSQPYQRTYMEMYRFRAIDPGTLSGRQIVECRERDLEKYAKILIETEVFDPATVSCRGATVHGHSLRLAEDGLMFDAIQRCILAEDGNVCYVKDQVGVPLDRPVVVGKPMDDEWLREKSTIFHSLVGTALRRDSEYIEYIQRIHSLRTKYGFMPSEE, encoded by the coding sequence ATGTATAAACCCCAATATGGTCCGGGAACATCAAACGTTGCGCAAAACCGGCGTAACCAGATGAACCCCGAATATGAACTGCAAAAAATCAGATCTGTAACAGACGAGGACATTATCATGATCCTCGGGCACCGTGCTCCAGGGCAGGCATACCCGTCCGCCCACCCCCCGCTCTCCGAACAGCAGGAGCCCGAAGACCCGATGAGAGAACTGGTCAAACCGACGGAAGGGGCAAAGGCCGGTGACCGTGTCCGCTATATCCAGTTTGCAGACTCGATGTTCAATGCGCCCAGCCAGCCCTACCAGAGGACATACATGGAGATGTACCGCTTCCGGGCAATAGACCCGGGGACTCTTTCAGGCCGCCAGATTGTAGAATGTCGTGAACGTGACCTCGAAAAATACGCCAAAATACTTATCGAGACAGAAGTCTTCGATCCTGCCACAGTCTCGTGCAGGGGGGCAACCGTTCACGGGCATTCACTGCGCCTTGCAGAGGACGGCCTTATGTTCGATGCTATTCAGCGCTGCATACTTGCAGAAGACGGCAATGTCTGCTATGTAAAAGACCAGGTGGGAGTCCCGCTCGACAGACCTGTTGTTGTAGGAAAGCCTATGGACGACGAATGGCTCCGCGAAAAAAGCACCATATTCCACTCTCTTGTAGGAACGGCACTGCGCAGGGACAGCGAATATATCGAATACATCCAGCGTATCCACTCGCTGAGAACTAAATACGGCTTCATGCCTTCCGAGGAGTGA